From the genome of Scytonema hofmannii PCC 7110, one region includes:
- a CDS encoding ShlB/FhaC/HecB family hemolysin secretion/activation protein, translating into MAKVWSRSFWCLMLTLKISGILGVLITFHKDSALAQISPDRSQSTDSLHLTVNFKSKEQPVNKIDNVAVRGTNLPTNHPNPQPLPKPSLELPSRTLPSSSEGSDLPKNITVTKFEFEGNTAFSDEELTKFTDKFIKRSLTFAELLEVETAVTKLYTDAGYINSGAVIPAGQTLSKKGSVVKIRIIEGGVEKIEVTGTRRLNSNYVRRRLALLSSKPLNQKRLLEALQLLQLDPLIQNISAELSAGSRSELSLLTVKVIEADSFNTEFFIDNGRAPSVGSLRRGVRINQANLFGFGDALGLEYVNTNGSNAFDFSYTIPVNPRNGTIILGAGLTDTEVIEPPFDRIDIIGNSRYFELGFRQPLILSSTREFALGLSASRQESKSELLGVGFPLSAGANEEGETRISTLRFFQEYRQRSPQEAFVFRSQFSLGLNVFNATVNDDPPDTRFFSWRGQGQYVRLLAPQTLLVVRSDIQLTNRALVPLEQFGLGGLRSVRGYRQDVLLTDNGFYGSAEVQLPVLRVKSVEGVLQVVPFVDFGIGWNSSGNSDPDPNTLLGLGLGLQWQMGDRLTARLDYGIPLTDIEDRGRTLQEDGLYFSVIANPF; encoded by the coding sequence ATGGCGAAAGTCTGGAGTCGGTCTTTCTGGTGTTTAATGCTAACTCTAAAAATTTCGGGAATCTTGGGGGTGTTAATTACCTTCCACAAAGATAGTGCCTTGGCTCAGATATCGCCCGATCGCTCCCAAAGCACTGACAGTTTACACTTAACTGTTAACTTCAAGAGCAAGGAACAGCCTGTTAACAAAATTGACAACGTTGCCGTTCGAGGAACTAACTTGCCAACGAATCATCCTAATCCGCAGCCATTACCAAAACCTTCCCTTGAGCTTCCATCTCGAACATTGCCCTCGTCTTCAGAAGGCTCTGACCTTCCTAAAAATATTACTGTTACTAAATTTGAGTTTGAGGGGAATACGGCATTTAGTGATGAAGAGTTAACTAAATTTACCGATAAATTCATCAAGCGATCGCTTACCTTTGCCGAACTGCTAGAAGTTGAGACGGCTGTAACTAAACTCTATACTGATGCGGGGTATATTAATTCTGGTGCAGTTATTCCAGCAGGTCAAACTTTGTCTAAAAAGGGATCTGTCGTTAAAATCCGGATTATTGAAGGTGGGGTAGAAAAAATTGAAGTGACAGGTACTCGACGGCTGAACTCGAACTACGTGCGTCGCCGATTGGCACTCTTGAGCTCTAAACCTTTAAATCAGAAACGCCTGTTGGAAGCCTTGCAACTGTTGCAACTCGATCCCCTGATTCAAAATATATCTGCCGAATTGTCTGCAGGGTCGCGGTCTGAATTGAGTTTACTGACAGTCAAGGTCATAGAAGCAGACTCCTTTAATACAGAATTCTTTATAGATAATGGTCGTGCTCCTAGTGTTGGTAGCTTACGACGCGGCGTCCGCATTAACCAAGCCAACTTATTTGGTTTTGGAGATGCCTTGGGTTTAGAGTACGTCAATACTAATGGTAGCAACGCCTTTGACTTCAGCTACACCATACCTGTGAATCCTCGCAATGGCACAATTATCCTAGGGGCAGGACTGACGGATACTGAAGTTATTGAACCGCCCTTTGACCGTATCGATATCATCGGTAATTCACGCTATTTCGAGTTAGGCTTTCGCCAACCTTTAATCCTATCTTCTACCAGAGAATTTGCCTTGGGTTTATCAGCATCACGACAGGAAAGTAAATCTGAACTGCTAGGTGTGGGTTTTCCGCTCTCTGCTGGTGCTAATGAAGAGGGAGAAACTCGTATATCAACCTTGCGATTTTTTCAAGAATACAGGCAGAGAAGCCCTCAAGAAGCTTTCGTCTTTCGTTCTCAATTTAGTCTCGGTTTAAATGTCTTTAATGCTACTGTTAACGATGACCCTCCCGATACTCGTTTTTTCTCTTGGCGGGGACAAGGACAGTATGTGCGGCTTTTAGCACCGCAAACTTTGCTGGTAGTGCGTTCTGATATCCAGCTGACAAATCGTGCTCTCGTGCCTCTAGAGCAATTTGGGTTGGGGGGTTTGCGTAGCGTTCGAGGTTATCGGCAGGATGTACTCTTGACAGATAATGGCTTTTATGGTTCTGCTGAAGTGCAATTACCAGTACTGCGGGTAAAAAGCGTGGAAGGGGTTTTGCAGGTGGTGCCGTTTGTTGATTTTGGTATCGGTTGGAATAGTTCTGGTAACTCCGATCCAGACCCCAATACCTTGCTGGGGTTGGGATTGGGTTTACAGTGGCAGATGGGCGATCGCCTGACTGCTCGCCTTGACTATGGTATTCCATTGACGGATATTGAAGATAGAGGCAGGACGTTGCAAGAAGATGGTCTTTATTTCTCGGTAATTGCTAACCCTTTCTAA
- a CDS encoding filamentous hemagglutinin N-terminal domain-containing protein — protein MQYPKRLLLCYTLPLALGVNLVLALLSFLAPLKSAKAQIVPDGTLGAESSIIVPDNLNGIPIDRINGGAIRGANLFHSFSQFNVSESNGAYFTNPGGIRNILGRVTGSNASNILGTLGVLGNANLFFINPNGIVFGSNARLDVGGSFLASTAESLVFDNGFEFGATNPQAPPLLTVNIPVGLRMRENLGSIINRSRARDNTSKIVGLQVPNSQTLGLIGSVVNIEAGYLTAVDGRIEMGSFADNSLVRLTSTKTGYVLGYEGVKDFQDIQLSQGAFISTSGNGGGSIQVQGRNVTLSNESGMFADTLGSQDGSGIFIRAEQLTLLNSLVRANVFGLGQGGNVTIETRQLLGQDGARLSASTQGNGKGGTVTIRASESVVLEGESPTGFQSGVFSVVEPGATGDAGGIKIETTSVSLKDGARVYASTQGNGKGGTVTIRASESVVLEGESPTGFQSGVFSFVEPGATGDAGEIEIETTAVSLKNGARVYASAQGNGKGGTVTIRASKSVVLEGESPTGFQSGVFSVVEPRAIGNAGGIKIETASVSLKDGARLSASTQGDGKGGTIAIRASKSVVLEGESPTGFLSSVLSVTEGSEDAGKIEIQTASLTLKDGARLAASTFGGGRGGKVTIDASESVVLKGKSPSGFLSGVESVVAKGASGDAGEIEIDTASLNLRNGAFLTTSTLGEGNAGRVKIHASESVVFEGEFIQGNLGRSVGGVSSIVESGATGEAGEIKIGTAFLTLRNGAFLATSTLGQNDAGSITVTANTFEIIEGGRLLSTTRGNGAAGDIVLQVQNSLTLAGENIGIFASTDAGSTGKGGNIFITGSPQTVTIRDGAELSVNSRGTGTGGDISLQANSLTLDRGTISAETARERGGNITLRVSDLLLLRRDSRVTTNAGTESQAGAVGDGGNINIDTRFLVALPSRLGGSDITANATYGDGGRVNLTATGIFGIEFREGLTPFNDITVSSTFGEVGVVEINQPFNPSQNLVDLPVNVVDPNDQIAQNPCIQGVGSEFTITGRGGLPPSPNEDQSQEATQVGLVESAPIVGTQRQEQKAFSGASSIQNSTSQISSPVVPAQGWVFNDKGDIVLTAYNSTVTGPQRLPKNHGGCPAR, from the coding sequence ATGCAATATCCCAAGCGCTTACTCCTATGTTACACCTTACCCCTTGCCCTAGGGGTGAATCTCGTGTTGGCTCTGTTATCTTTTCTTGCTCCGCTCAAATCGGCGAAAGCGCAAATTGTTCCAGATGGAACTCTAGGCGCTGAAAGTTCGATAATAGTACCAGATAATCTTAATGGTATTCCTATTGACCGGATTAATGGGGGAGCAATTCGGGGAGCAAACCTGTTCCACAGTTTCAGCCAATTCAATGTTAGTGAAAGTAATGGAGCCTATTTTACTAATCCTGGAGGAATTAGGAATATTTTGGGTCGGGTGACTGGGAGTAATGCCTCGAATATTCTAGGAACATTGGGTGTTTTGGGTAATGCAAACCTATTTTTCATTAATCCTAATGGAATTGTCTTTGGATCGAATGCCCGTTTGGATGTGGGGGGGTCGTTTTTGGCGTCTACGGCAGAGAGCCTAGTGTTTGATAATGGGTTTGAGTTTGGCGCTACGAATCCGCAAGCGCCACCACTGTTAACAGTGAATATTCCGGTTGGTTTGCGAATGAGAGAAAACTTGGGGAGCATTATCAATCGATCCAGAGCCAGGGATAATACTAGTAAAATCGTCGGTCTTCAAGTGCCAAATAGTCAAACATTAGGGCTGATCGGTTCTGTAGTTAACATCGAAGCTGGTTACTTAACGGCAGTCGATGGACGGATTGAGATGGGAAGCTTTGCTGATAACAGTCTGGTTAGGCTGACGTCAACCAAAACTGGTTATGTTTTGGGCTATGAGGGTGTCAAAGATTTCCAGGATATTCAACTTTCGCAGGGAGCTTTTATTAGTACCAGTGGCAATGGCGGCGGCAGTATCCAGGTGCAAGGTAGAAACGTGACGCTTAGCAACGAATCTGGAATGTTTGCCGATACCCTGGGGAGTCAAGACGGAAGCGGCATCTTTATTCGAGCAGAGCAGTTAACGCTCTTAAACTCCTTGGTGAGAGCGAATGTATTTGGCTTAGGGCAGGGAGGGAATGTAACGATAGAGACTAGGCAATTGTTAGGTCAGGATGGAGCAAGACTATCTGCCAGCACTCAGGGAAATGGCAAGGGAGGCACGGTAACTATTCGTGCCAGTGAGTCGGTAGTGCTTGAGGGAGAATCTCCCACAGGTTTCCAAAGTGGTGTATTCAGCGTTGTGGAACCTGGAGCCACAGGAGATGCAGGTGGGATTAAAATTGAGACGACCTCTGTCAGCCTGAAAGATGGAGCAAGAGTGTATGCTAGCACTCAAGGAAATGGCAAGGGAGGCACGGTAACTATTCGTGCCAGTGAGTCAGTAGTGCTTGAGGGAGAATCTCCCACAGGTTTCCAAAGTGGTGTATTCAGCTTTGTGGAACCTGGAGCCACAGGAGATGCAGGTGAGATTGAAATTGAGACGACTGCTGTCAGCCTGAAAAACGGGGCAAGAGTGTATGCCAGCGCTCAAGGAAATGGTAAGGGAGGCACGGTAACTATTCGTGCCAGTAAGTCGGTAGTGCTTGAGGGAGAATCTCCCACAGGTTTCCAAAGTGGTGTATTCAGCGTTGTGGAACCTAGAGCCATAGGAAATGCAGGTGGGATTAAAATTGAGACTGCCTCTGTCAGCCTGAAAGATGGGGCAAGGCTGTCTGCCAGTACTCAGGGAGATGGCAAGGGAGGCACGATAGCTATTCGTGCCAGTAAGTCGGTAGTGCTTGAGGGAGAATCTCCCACAGGTTTCTTAAGTAGTGTATTAAGTGTAACAGAAGGTTCGGAGGATGCGGGCAAGATTGAAATTCAGACTGCCTCTCTTACCTTAAAAGATGGGGCGAGACTAGCTGCCAGCACTTTTGGAGGCGGTAGGGGTGGAAAAGTGACTATTGATGCTAGTGAGTCAGTGGTGTTAAAAGGAAAATCTCCCAGTGGTTTCTTGAGTGGCGTAGAAAGTGTAGTGGCAAAAGGGGCTTCAGGGGATGCAGGCGAGATTGAGATCGACACAGCTTCCCTCAATCTCAGAAATGGAGCTTTCCTGACTACCAGTACTTTAGGAGAGGGAAACGCTGGTAGGGTCAAGATTCATGCTAGCGAGTCAGTGGTATTTGAAGGGGAATTTATCCAGGGAAATCTTGGTCGCAGTGTCGGTGGTGTATCTAGCATAGTGGAATCAGGAGCCACAGGAGAAGCAGGTGAGATTAAGATCGGCACAGCCTTCCTCACTCTCAGAAATGGAGCTTTCTTGGCTACTAGTACTTTGGGACAAAATGATGCTGGTAGTATTACTGTTACCGCCAACACATTTGAAATTATTGAAGGTGGGCGGTTGCTCTCTACCACTAGAGGCAACGGAGCCGCGGGTGATATCGTTCTACAAGTTCAAAACAGTCTTACTCTGGCTGGGGAGAACATCGGTATATTCGCTAGCACGGACGCTGGCTCTACTGGTAAAGGAGGTAACATTTTTATTACTGGCTCCCCCCAAACTGTCACGATTCGAGATGGTGCAGAACTCTCTGTAAATAGCAGAGGAACAGGAACTGGGGGCGATATATCTTTGCAAGCTAACTCTTTGACTTTGGATCGGGGAACGATTTCAGCTGAAACCGCTAGGGAAAGAGGCGGTAATATTACCTTGAGAGTATCAGACTTATTGTTATTGCGTCGCGACAGCCGAGTCACCACCAACGCAGGTACCGAAAGTCAGGCGGGGGCGGTTGGAGATGGTGGGAATATCAACATTGACACCCGATTTTTAGTTGCGCTGCCCTCAAGACTCGGAGGTAGTGACATAACTGCCAATGCTACTTATGGTGACGGTGGTCGTGTCAATCTTACCGCAACTGGCATCTTCGGCATTGAATTTCGAGAAGGGCTGACTCCTTTTAACGATATCACAGTGAGTTCAACTTTTGGGGAAGTAGGAGTGGTAGAAATCAATCAGCCCTTTAACCCCAGCCAGAATTTGGTTGATTTACCAGTCAATGTTGTAGACCCTAATGACCAAATTGCCCAAAATCCCTGTATTCAAGGTGTTGGCAGCGAATTCACTATCACCGGACGTGGTGGTTTGCCCCCAAGCCCCAACGAAGACCAAAGTCAAGAAGCAACTCAGGTGGGTTTGGTCGAATCGGCACCAATCGTGGGTACTCAAAGACAAGAACAGAAAGCTTTCTCAGGCGCTTCCTCAATCCAAAACTCAACATCTCAAATCTCAAGTCCCGTTGTCCCTGCCCAAGGATGGGTATTCAATGATAAAGGTGACATAGTTCTCACTGCCTACAACTCCACTGTCACCGGACCTCAACGCTTGCCTAAAAATCATGGTGGCTGTCCTGCGCGATGA